The Planctomycetia bacterium region GTAGAGTTCCAACAACGATTGTCCGAGCGTATCAAGCCGCTCGCCGGTCGCCACATTCCAAAGTTTCACTGTGCGATCGCCGCTCGCGCTGGCCAGGATCTGTCCGTCCGGACTGAACTCTAAGTCATAGACGCTGGCGTTGTGACCGTGTAGGGTGCGCGTCGGCTCGCCCGTCTCGAAGTTCCACAGGACGATCTGATAATCGTAGCCGGCGGTGGCCAACGTCTTGCCGTCAGGACTTAGCACGGCGTCGTAGAGGCAGTCCTTGTGACCGCGCAAACTTCGCAGCAACGCGCCGTCGGCGACGTTCCGCACCTGCACTTCGCCGAACAAACCGGGCTCGCCGCCAGCGACGAGTAGTTGCTCGCCATTGGCGATAAACTGCAGGTTGTTCACATTGCCGGGAATGCCGGGCAACTCGCGCAACACGGTTTGCGTGGCGGCGTCCAGAATCTTCACGATGCGATATCCGCCCAGCGCCAGCAACTTGCCGTCGGGCGAAAGCGTCGCGGATTGCAACGTCTGTCGCGCCGGCTTCAGCAGTTCGACTTTGGGCGTGACCAGATTTGCCGGATCCGGCGGCGCGCCGGACGGCCCGCGCGCACCGGCGGCCACCCAAGCGACGATGGCCTGAATCTCTTCCTGCGACGGCGCTTCGCTCCCCTCGGGCGGCATTGCGGGCTCCGCCTTGCCAGTGATCACGCGCACCATGCGACTCAGATCGGGCTGCTCAGCCGTGACCACGGCGCCATGTTCGCCGCCGGCCAGCAGGCCGTCGTACGACTCCAGCGTGAGCTTCCCCTCGCGATCGCCGTCATTGTGGCAACCGACGCAGTACTTGGTGAAGATCGGCGCGACGGCGTTGAAATCGGGCGCCTCGGCACGAACACTTGTTGCGCCGACGAACGTAAGGAACAGAGACAGCAGACGGTACGGCTTCATCATTCGATCGCCAATGTGTGTTTCAACTGTCCGACTCACGCCAATTCGCTAGCTGCAATGGAAAACCTATTTGTCGAATTCGTTCGTAGTGCTTCGTGTTACCGGTGACTAGGACTAAGCCGTGTTCGATCGCCGCGGCGGCGATCATGGGATCATTTGGGCCGATTGGGGCGCCAAGTTTGTCCAACTCCGCTCCAATCTTGCCGGCCAACTCCGCAGTTGTTGCCGTGAACGGCAGAACCTGTTGGTTGCCAATTGCGGCCATAAATCGGGATAAAAGCCTGGCATTGCCGCTCCACCAGTGGCCATGAACAATTTCCATTACGGTCACAGCAGAAATTGTCAGCAAACCCCACTCAGCACGATATTCACGCTCACGAAACAGAACAATTCTGTTTCTACCTCGTTCCACTTCGGACAATATGTCTGTGTCAAGT contains the following coding sequences:
- a CDS encoding PIN domain-containing protein, producing MNKALLDTDILSEVERGRNRIVLFREREYRAEWGLLTISAVTVMEIVHGHWWSGNARLLSRFMAAIGNQQVLPFTATTAELAGKIGAELDKLGAPIGPNDPMIAAAAIEHGLVLVTGNTKHYERIRQIGFPLQLANWRESDS